AACAgcctgggcagtggggtgggCCCCCTGAGATCTGTGAGGTTTGAAGGGGATTAGACAGGGTCTAACGCTGGCTGTTGGCTGGACAGTGGCAGAAACcgggactggggaagggacaTTAAAGGAGAGTAACACACGGTTAGTGGGTGATGGATGGAAGCCGAGTACCTCTCGACAACAAAGCAATCTGTCTGCACACAAGTTTTGGGCTGGGCTGGACGAGGAGCTCACAAACCCCCTCTACCAGCCCCAAATCCCATCTCCCCGCCCCCGAGCCAGCACCATGCAGGAGAGAGACGCAGCTGAATTCACCCACAGCACGggcgccggggggaggggggctgggactAGGGGctggttctgctgctgctccccagctgtCCAGTTCCACGAGGAGGGGAGAAAAGAGCATTTCCTCGAGCCAGAAGGCCAGGCTGGTCAAATCTAGATGAAAGTTTGTCTGattgggggcaggttgggggggatTTGGGGTCTCTCCCACATACCCCTTAAATAGACAGGAATAGATatagagagaattttttttatatataaaattttttcttcctttttccttgCATCACTCGTCATCGAAGTTCTGACTCAGCAGGAAATTGGCAGCCAGGTTTTCGTTCTTCTCACAAGCAAAGTAAGCTTGGATGACCAGACTTTCCGGGAATCCTAAGGCCTTTAACTGAGGGGACACAAAGGGAGACGCGTCAAAGGACCCTGCCTGGGAAGCCCACTCCTCTCTGCGGCCCTGTACGTCCCAGCCACCCTCGGGAACCGAGCCCCTCCGGAGCAGAGTGCCTGAGCCCACTTGGGACGCTTGAATGTGGGGGTGAAAGAGGGGCTGTAAACCCCTCAGGTTTGGGAGGCTGGGGGAGAATTCCCCCCAGTACAGGCGCTGTGGAGGACCCCCTCGTGCAGAGGCAGAGgcacagccctgcacccctgtgaCTTCGACAGGGCTGTTATCTTAAAACCAgctctccccccagcacccccaggctGCCAGGTCTGTGCTAGCTCCTGGAGGCCTGACAACCTCACCCGCGGTCCCTGCACAGGGACCTGTAACCCGCCGCAGGGCAGGGGTGAAGTGCtgcctggcagggcagggcagggccgaggtttggagatgcagctAGAAACCGCGGCCGAGTCGTTCTGGAGCGCGGAAGAGCGTGCTAGCTGCCAGGAGCTAAGACACAGGCTGTGGACCTGAGCCTGAACCTACAGGAACAAATGACACTGCTAGATTCTCGTGGGGACGCAGCCAGGGAGACTACGCCAGGCCGGGGAAGGCACTTAAAGAACGGGAGGCTCAGGTgaccttcagtgggattctaccggGCCCTGGAAGAGGAGCGCGAAGGCAAGACAAGATGTCTGAGCAtctggctcaggcagtggtgctaccACTGGGAGGCAGTGACGGGCAGAGGACTGTTCTCCGGGGACAGACACCACCTCAGCAGGGAGGGCGACAGATGTctgggatggaggctggcacaactgatcagaagagctttaaactagggaCTCAGGGCAGGCGTAATCTGCACACCTGACTGAGCAGGAGGAAAGTCAAGTACAAGAGCCCACGGCAAGGGAGAAAGGACCAACGGAGGGCAGGAGAATGGACGACGAGGTCCCAACGCCACTGACAGTAACAGTCGGGAAGGGGACACTGCAGTAGAATGACTGGCCCTGATTGGGTGAGGAACGTGGGTGAAGCTGAGCAGACAACGAAGGCGTCTGTCCACCGCCGCGAGGCGCCTGGGGAAGCACATGGAGGGACGATGGGGAGAACAGAACTGGGGAGCGGGGTACAGGGGCTGAAGGGAACGTGCTGTGCAGGGAAGAGGTGCAGCACTGGATGTCAATGACAAGGGAGAGCGGAGAGACATGAGAAGTGACGGAATGGATAAAACGGAACCTATCTGGGTCACAaccactttggggaagaaagctccGAAAGGCTCTGCTGGGAGGGTGCTCGGGGTCTGCGACGGACCCTCAGGATCTGGAGAGACCTCTAATGAGCTCAGAACGACTGAGAATTGGGATCACGAGCGACTTTAATCCCCCAGACTGATTGGAGGACAAACGGTGGCCCATAAACGTTACTTGATGGGGCAGCCGACAGATTTCCTCACCAAACAGTCACCGAACCACCAGGAGCCGATGCTGTTTTAGATTTCGTGTTGGTAAGAAGCGAGCAGGTTGGGTCGAGTGCTCGTGAGCTAATACACGATAAACAAAGTAGGTCAAGTCTGAATCGAGAGTCCTGCATTTCAAAGGGGAAGGGAAGCGTTTGGGAAGCGGACTGGCTTGGAGAACTCGAGGACCTGAATgcggaggaggcttggaattatttTAAGCCAAAGGCGCAGAAGTGGCCTGAAGCCACGGGGGGAATCACAGGGAAGGGCTGCACCTCACCCAGGGGACGGAGAGGGCACGGAAAGCGGGAGGGCTCAGTGAAGAACACGACCTCTTGGAGTGTAGGGGAGAACTGCAAAagccaggcagggctggagcttgccaaggaaattaaaaccacaaGGAAACGGTTCTTTAGCcatagggggaaaaaaggaaaacaaggaaagaagtgggacGCGACGCACTGCGGATGGGCAGGAGATTAAGGATAATCTGGGCCCGGCCCGACACCTAAACGAAGGTCGTGTCTCAGTTTTTCACAGGGGTGATGAGCTTTTAATTGGGGCAGTGGCAGGGTGGCTGATGGGAACGAGGATACAGAGGTAAAATGACCACCTCCAAGGTGGATGCCAGACTCAGTTGAATAGGAGCAAGTcggggggcctggataatctccgtccaggaatattaaaggaactggcacatgaaattgcaaggcCAAGAGCAAGGATCTGTAATGAACCCGTAAACTCGGGGGTCGCATCCTGCGACTGGGGAACTGCCGACACAAAACTTGTATttcagggggcggggggatgacagagtgatccaggaaactaaaGGCCCTTCAGTGTGACCTCAATTGCACGCGAAGTCTTAGAACAAACGTTGAGAGTAATTAAGGACAGGGGTAAACGGTAACTGGGAATAAAGACaacatggatttacaaaaggtagatcctGACAGACCAACCTGATCTGTTTCTGAGAAGATTTCTGATTTGCTAGACAAAGGAAGTGCAGtaggatttcagtaaagcatttgatacagttcccaCACGGGAAATTAGTTCTACTGGAGACGATGGGGATCAATAGGAGAATCGAAAGGTGGGTAAAGGAACTGGTTAAGGGAAGACGACATCAGGTCATGCTGGAAGGTGGAcgatcaggctggagggaggttactagagGACCAGTGTTATCGAACATTTTAACGTGATGCAGCTGTGAAGGAGGCTAACGTGCTCTTGGGCTGCATCAGGCGAGGTGTTTCCAGCAGAGACGGGGACGCGTTAGTGCCGTtacacaaggcactggtgagacctcacctgGAACACTGGGTGCATTTCTGGGCTCCCATGTGTAAGAAAGACGAATTCAGATTAGAAACGGTGCCGAGAAGGGtgactaggatgatccgaggacgGGAGAACtgatcttatgagaggagactcaaagagcgaCTCGTTCAGCCTAACCACccgccggggaggggagagctgattGCTCTGGTACGTCAGAGGGAAAATACCAGGGGGGGAGAGGACTTATTGAAGGGCCAACGTTGGCACAAGCACAGATGGCTAGAAACTGGCCATCAACCAGTTTCGGCTTGAAAcgagatgaaggtttctaaccatcagagaggGGAAGTTCTGGGACAGTCTCCcacggggagggctctgagttaccacCGAGAATTCtttccaggtgtctggctggtgggtctcacccatgtgctcagggtctaaccaaTCACCAGCTTTGAGGTTGGGAAggattttcccccaggtcagaccgggcagagaccctgggttttccCGCTCTGCAGGGTGGGGCCTGGCTCACCTGCAGGTTTGAACTAGagcaaatggtggattctctgtaacttggtcTTTACATCAAGATTTGAGGCCGTCACGAACTCAGCCGGCCGCTATGGGGGTGTTCCCggagggggtgggtgagggtctgtggacgggcccttctggccttaaggtcAATGAGTCTATGGAGGTCACCATGAACCCAGCAACGGCCCTTTCTGGATCTGACCAGGTGGGAAAGACTCGGAAGACTCCCCTGTTCACTCTGAAGACTAACGATGCCACTTTGATGCACATTTCAGCAGAGGTATCCAGCTCCTCCGGGATATTATGGGCGGAGCTTGGCAGCGCTGCCCTTCCCCATCAGGGAGGGCCACGCCCATTTCGGGGGGAGGACCAAATTAATTCTGCTCCATTGCTTTGCAAAGTCAGAGCTgtccactcccccctccccacaacgcGCCACTGTCCCATCtcaaacacccccccaccccccagtgttaCCAAGGCTACGACCTGGCCTTTATGTTAATAACTAAACTAAGTTCTTGTTCAACTCCCAGCTCAAGGGGCTCGGCATCAGACCAGACCAGGCTTTTGGAGCGGTCAGGGCCAGACAGAAACGgactccaggagtcctggcctccagctccccccccccttgctccaaccactagaccccaacTCCTGGCACAgacctggggatagaacccaggagtcctggctcccaacctctAGACCCCACTGCACCCGTGTTGGGTCTCTCCAGCGCAGGGATCCCGGGGCACCTCCTGGCACAGCCAGCCCCCCCCTTACCCTTTCTATGGCTTCTTTTTCCTGAGGCGTGACCTGGATGTAGTTCATCTGGGGAGCTTCCTCTCCGATGGCCCCGATTTCCCCCTCGATGTCAGAGATGTCGGCCATCTCGCCCAGCGGCTCGTTCAGCATCTGGATGAACTGCTCTTGGTGCTGGCTGATttgctggggagggcaggggggaagggggtcagggttAGGGAGagatgcccctcccctcccagagcagggctccACAGACCCTTTtcccagtggggaaactgaggcacagagaggggcagggacTTGTTGAAGGTCACAAAGCAACCCACTGGTAGAGCCagggttagaacccaggagtcctggctcccccaccaccctctgctctaacccatcagaccccactcccctcccagggccaggcacagaacccaggagtcctgcctccccccactccagacacactcccctcccagtgctaCTTCTGGCTCCTCCTCCGTGGCCTctttcagcccctgccccccctttaCCTGCAGTAGCTGGGGGTTCTCctggcccagctgctggagcagggccgggagcagggctgggttctGCTGGATCACCTGTCGCATGTTCTGGAACTGGGGCTGATCTCTCAGGAACTCCAGCGGGTTCTCGCCTGCggggcaggagtgggtggggtgaAGCCAGGCCATGCCTTGAAGGGGCAGGGCCCACCTGAGCCATGCCCCACACGGGTGGGGCACTGGTGATCACAGGATAAGGGGGGTATCTAGCCAGGAGGAaagggcctggagccaccccctcctccccaaggaACCAGTTTGGGTCGCCATCTGTCTCCCCCGGCCGCATGCTCTCAGCAGGCTTCCATCGCCCACACTCCACAGGCACGAGAGCCTTCTCCCACGCAGCTCCAGCCCCTCGCCTGGCCgccctgggtctccccctcccaccacggTCCCCAAGTCTCACATGGGAGCGAGAGGACCGTCACTGACCTTCTGGTGCTGGCTGCTCTGTGCTTTGGCTCTCCTGGATCGGGGCTCTCTCCGGCTCGGAGGTGCCCGGGATGCCCTGTGACGTCAAAGGGGCATCGTTAGTGCTgtccagcacccctccccccaccccacagggctCACCCCGCAAGGGGCCAGAAAGTAACTCAGTCTCGGGGGTTTGCCCGGCGCCCCAGGTCCTGCCAGCGAGGGTGCAAGCTAACGTCAGGCAATGCAGGCACCCCTGGGCTGGATCAGAACCGGTGTCCTTACGGGGTCCCACTCCCCTAAGCCATCCAGATGTGGatgggaaaaaaaagtcatttgcccaaagtcacagagcGAGTCAATGGCActgaaacccaggagtcctggctcccgggcGAACCCCCTAGACCGCGCTCCCCTCCCCGCGGTGGGTATCGAATccaggagccctgcccccctcgcTCGGCCTGTTCCAAGCCCCGGCGCTCCCTTACCGTCAGCAGGTACTCCACGGCTCGGTGTGGGTTGTTGTAGCTGGCCCGGAGCGCGGCCACCACCCGCTCCCGCTCGTATCCCATGGACATGATCTCGGTCAGCATCGTCTCGTACTCCGAGCCGGTCACTGCAGGCGGAAGGAGACAACGGCCCGGGCTGAGGGAGAGCCAGCAGTCCTGGGGTGCCCAGCACACGCTCCCcaagggaaaggagggcaggaGCGGGTGCTGGCTACGAACACAGCCCTTCCCCCTCCGCCAACATCTCCCAGCAGAGGGGTTCACCCTCCCCAGCACGGGATCGGCCCCCCATCCCCGCAGGGGAAGTGACTCAAAGTCACCCTgagtcaggggcagagctgggactagaacccaggagtcctggctccctgctccacaCCCCACCCTGTCCATGACTAGTGCTTCTGGGCACTACCGTAATACAGCTAAacaacacccacccacccacccctcatgTCCACCTTGGCTGGAGGTGGAACCCAGCCCACAAGTGCTGGGAAAAGGCCAGTCCTGCCCCatagctctaaccactagaccccactcctctcgcAGAGCTGcgaagggaacccaggagtcctggctaccagCTCTGtgtctccccacccagctctcttTCCCTAACGCGGCCCCTCTGCTAACGGACGACTGGAGACGGTCGCC
The DNA window shown above is from Mauremys reevesii isolate NIE-2019 linkage group 25, ASM1616193v1, whole genome shotgun sequence and carries:
- the RAD23A gene encoding UV excision repair protein RAD23 homolog A isoform X1 yields the protein MAVTVTLKTLQQQTFKIRMEPEETVRVLKEKIEAEKGKEAFPVSGQKLIYAGKILSDDVAIKEYKIDEKNFVVVMVTKTKSNSGVPAPSPGDAGPASAPEPTPSVGQTPAPAAGADAVLPPAPAAPSEEKPPEEPAAVTLPESTAGSVPSSGSVGRPDDAASTLVTGSEYETMLTEIMSMGYERERVVAALRASYNNPHRAVEYLLTGIPGTSEPERAPIQESQSTEQPAPEGENPLEFLRDQPQFQNMRQVIQQNPALLPALLQQLGQENPQLLQQISQHQEQFIQMLNEPLGEMADISDIEGEIGAIGEEAPQMNYIQVTPQEKEAIERLKALGFPESLVIQAYFACEKNENLAANFLLSQNFDDE
- the RAD23A gene encoding UV excision repair protein RAD23 homolog A isoform X2, with the protein product MAVTVTLKTLQQQTFKIRMEPEETVRVLKEKIEAEKGKEAFPVSGQKLIYAGKILSDDVAIKEYKIDEKNFVVVMVTKTKSNSGVPAPSPGDAGPASAPEPTPSVGQTPAPAAGADAVLPPAPAAPSEEKPPEEPAAVTLPESTAGSVPSSGSVGRPDDAASTLVTGSEYETMLTEIMSMGYERERVVAALRASYNNPHRAVEYLLTGIPGTSEPERAPIQESQSTEQPAPEGENPLEFLRDQPQFQNMRQQISQHQEQFIQMLNEPLGEMADISDIEGEIGAIGEEAPQMNYIQVTPQEKEAIERLKALGFPESLVIQAYFACEKNENLAANFLLSQNFDDE